A single region of the Phycisphaerae bacterium genome encodes:
- a CDS encoding PilZ domain-containing protein — MRHAIKLDQDATAQALESAVRQQVPVILESPEFRGATINGFVIAGDSQAILMKVTGRPAIDLRRVIDTHCDGQIYGERRFMFRTRITSSPRWGETQTLAFERPCELVVMERRRFFRASLAPSSKVSLSWTRNGRTHQYQAALLNISADGIACRVEDAVAMNVDRHERLMTSFELPGIDRIELPATVSNMMPGSEGCTLLGLQFVCSEKDARKIANLRRALGADGIGTAEFIAKA; from the coding sequence ATGCGTCACGCCATCAAACTTGATCAGGATGCCACGGCTCAGGCACTCGAATCGGCTGTCCGGCAGCAGGTTCCGGTTATTCTCGAGTCCCCGGAGTTTCGCGGAGCAACAATCAACGGTTTCGTCATCGCCGGGGACTCTCAGGCCATTCTGATGAAAGTGACCGGACGACCGGCGATTGATCTCCGCCGAGTCATCGACACGCATTGCGACGGCCAGATCTATGGTGAGCGGCGATTCATGTTTCGCACACGAATCACGAGCTCGCCTCGTTGGGGCGAAACACAAACGCTGGCTTTTGAGCGACCGTGCGAACTGGTCGTAATGGAACGCAGACGATTCTTCCGCGCGAGCCTGGCTCCGTCCTCCAAGGTGTCGTTGTCATGGACGCGCAACGGCCGGACGCACCAGTATCAGGCGGCACTGCTTAACATCAGCGCCGATGGGATCGCCTGTCGGGTCGAAGATGCGGTGGCGATGAACGTTGATCGCCATGAGCGTTTGATGACATCCTTCGAACTTCCCGGCATTGATCGCATCGAACTTCCGGCCACGGTTTCGAACATGATGCCGGGTAGTGAAGGATGCACCTTACTGGGACTCCAGTTTGTCTGTAGCGAGAAGGACGCGCGAAAGATCGCGAACCTGCGTCGGGCACTCGGTGCCGACGGAATTGGTACGGCCGAATTCATTGCAAAGGCATGA
- a CDS encoding PilZ domain-containing protein has protein sequence MTHVTAPVESDSQTAVLNWAVEKQVEANISFAMEGRWVSLRSVFRRFDAGNGIIQVVIEEDAPESGENRFPGTGEQVGVSFRRGHKKCLFLTHVVTAQPEKNADGRTNVGVVLRLPSQVRAIQRRAYQRVIVPENTFVAAKIWEGGVPTEGAVAWPVCSGRVANISMGGVLIETRADQNPRLSSGEVVGVEITTRPGESLLLDGMYRHCVMDGQRRLGLGFHFAGIEHELPGRATIQQLSDFVARVRAMR, from the coding sequence ATGACCCATGTGACAGCTCCAGTCGAATCCGACTCGCAGACGGCCGTTCTGAATTGGGCCGTCGAGAAGCAGGTTGAGGCGAATATCTCATTTGCGATGGAAGGCCGTTGGGTAAGTCTGCGGTCGGTTTTTCGTCGATTTGACGCCGGCAACGGAATAATCCAGGTTGTGATTGAAGAGGATGCCCCTGAATCTGGTGAAAACCGATTTCCCGGGACGGGTGAGCAGGTCGGCGTCTCATTTCGGCGCGGCCACAAGAAGTGCCTGTTTCTCACTCATGTCGTCACCGCGCAGCCTGAGAAGAACGCGGACGGTCGAACGAACGTCGGCGTCGTTCTGAGACTGCCCAGTCAGGTCCGGGCCATTCAACGCCGCGCCTATCAGCGCGTGATCGTCCCTGAGAACACATTTGTCGCCGCCAAGATCTGGGAGGGCGGCGTACCGACGGAAGGCGCTGTGGCGTGGCCGGTTTGTTCGGGGCGGGTCGCCAACATTTCGATGGGCGGCGTGCTGATTGAGACACGCGCCGATCAGAATCCACGGTTGTCTTCAGGCGAAGTCGTCGGAGTGGAAATCACGACACGTCCGGGCGAATCGCTGTTGCTGGACGGCATGTACCGGCATTGTGTGATGGACGGGCAGCGTCGGCTTGGCCTGGGTTTCCATTTTGCGGGAATCGAGCACGAATTGCCGGGCCGCGCGACGATCCAGCAGCTCTCCGACTTCGTCGCACGTGTTCGCGCGATGCGGTAG
- a CDS encoding sigma-70 family RNA polymerase sigma factor, which produces MSTSPGGEFESSDEQLLLRARADDRDAIAQLLRRHGPAIREHLEINPKWQSVLEPNDVMQVTYMEAFLQISHFKGDSRSFRSWLRRIAENNLRDAIQSLERDKRPQPGDRVSTSDTDGDLAWLNDLLTGGMASPSWHAMGKELRDILEAEINALPADWSNIIRWIFLEGLGVSEVATRMNKSPGAVHLMRIRAVSRLRERLGSDSRIMYYR; this is translated from the coding sequence ATGTCCACGTCGCCCGGCGGCGAGTTTGAGTCCTCCGACGAACAACTATTGCTCCGCGCTCGGGCTGACGATCGCGACGCCATCGCGCAATTGCTGCGGCGCCACGGTCCGGCCATTCGGGAGCATCTGGAGATCAACCCGAAGTGGCAGTCGGTCCTCGAACCGAACGATGTGATGCAGGTCACCTACATGGAGGCTTTTCTGCAGATTTCTCATTTCAAAGGGGATTCCCGATCTTTTCGAAGCTGGCTGCGGCGAATCGCTGAAAACAACCTGCGCGATGCGATTCAATCGCTGGAGCGGGACAAACGGCCACAGCCCGGCGACCGGGTGTCCACATCCGACACCGATGGCGACCTTGCGTGGCTTAATGATCTGCTGACCGGCGGCATGGCGTCGCCGTCATGGCACGCGATGGGCAAAGAGCTTCGCGACATACTTGAAGCCGAAATCAACGCATTGCCGGCGGATTGGTCCAACATCATTCGTTGGATTTTTCTGGAGGGTCTGGGCGTGTCCGAAGTCGCGACCCGAATGAACAAGTCGCCGGGCGCAGTCCACTTGATGCGAATTCGGGCAGTCAGTCGATTGCGGGAACGTCTCGGTTCGGATTCGCGAATCATGTACTATCGATGA
- the hflX gene encoding GTPase HflX — translation MKEVKRISNGVAAEKAVLVGLILPDQDRGVTRYDPLSELAALASAAGAEIVGRMVQRRPTVCPATCIGSGKAAELALYAADKSADIIIFDNDLAPSQIREIEKIAKRRVIDRTELILDIFASRARTHAARLQVELAQLEYTAPRLRGMWTHLERIAGAGGGQGAGAVGGIGTRGPGERQIEIDRRLVQKRVTFLREQLQQIDNRKLREVRSRSDHFTVSLVGYTNAGKSTLMNALTGANTLVEDKLFATLDTKTRRWDLGGGQSSLLSDTVGFVRNLPHHLVASFRATLEEAIHSDLLLHVIDASSHDAAGQVRAVEHVLVELGCSDIPRINVLNKVDALQDDSSIHLLRNELDDAIEISAQTGQGIPRLSERVIELMRHRYARVQIETSSSNGRLLAYVSQYGHILHTSYSDEMMLLDVRLPTQEIPRVVNLGGRVVS, via the coding sequence TTGAAAGAAGTAAAACGTATCTCTAACGGCGTCGCTGCGGAAAAAGCCGTACTCGTCGGACTGATTCTTCCCGATCAAGATCGAGGCGTGACGCGATACGATCCGCTGTCTGAACTTGCCGCCCTGGCCTCGGCCGCCGGCGCTGAGATTGTCGGTCGAATGGTTCAGCGCCGGCCAACCGTCTGCCCCGCTACATGCATCGGGAGCGGCAAGGCAGCGGAACTGGCGTTGTACGCTGCGGACAAGTCGGCCGATATCATCATCTTTGATAATGACCTGGCTCCGTCTCAAATCCGCGAGATTGAGAAAATTGCCAAGAGACGGGTCATCGATCGGACTGAGTTGATACTCGATATTTTCGCCAGCCGGGCCCGCACCCATGCCGCCAGGCTTCAGGTTGAGTTGGCCCAGTTGGAGTATACCGCGCCGCGGCTGCGCGGCATGTGGACTCACCTCGAGCGAATCGCAGGAGCCGGCGGTGGTCAGGGAGCCGGCGCGGTCGGGGGAATCGGTACGCGCGGCCCTGGTGAGCGTCAGATCGAAATTGACCGTCGCCTTGTCCAGAAGCGCGTGACCTTTCTGCGGGAGCAGCTTCAGCAGATCGACAATCGCAAGCTGCGCGAGGTTCGGTCACGAAGCGACCATTTCACGGTCAGCCTTGTCGGCTACACCAACGCGGGCAAGAGCACGCTGATGAATGCGTTGACGGGGGCGAATACCCTCGTCGAGGACAAACTGTTCGCCACTCTCGATACAAAAACCCGTCGGTGGGACCTCGGCGGCGGGCAAAGTTCGCTGCTTTCCGATACGGTGGGATTTGTGCGGAATTTGCCACACCATCTCGTGGCGAGCTTTCGGGCCACGCTTGAGGAGGCAATTCACTCTGATCTGTTGCTGCACGTGATCGACGCATCGAGTCATGACGCCGCAGGGCAGGTCAGAGCGGTTGAACATGTTCTGGTGGAGCTTGGATGCTCCGATATTCCGAGAATCAACGTACTCAACAAGGTCGACGCGCTCCAAGACGATTCGTCGATCCATCTGCTCCGCAATGAGCTTGATGATGCGATCGAGATATCCGCGCAGACTGGACAGGGAATTCCCCGGTTGTCCGAGCGTGTTATCGAACTCATGCGGCATCGATACGCACGAGTTCAAATCGAGACTTCCAGTTCAAACGGTCGATTACTGGCCTATGTAAGCCAGTACGGTCACATTCTGCACACGTCCTATAGCGATGAGATGATGCTGCTCGACGTGCGACTTCCCACGCAGGAGATTCCGCGTGTCGTGAATCTGGGCGGGCGGGTCGTATCTTAA
- a CDS encoding peptidylprolyl isomerase, translating into MKRFHWLFLLTCATGSLGMTGGTCDSSANLRLIDALRGPPAIIASSPREDAAERTFEVDLRSYPDAFEISWEFGDGSAKRGLDRERGKRISHVYSASGTFTVTVRLYSLADVIGQRPAELIATGALPVTVLSPNQLPVPTFSVQEVTPAEPALGITRRFDASRSRDPDGSIVEYRWDFGDGGQAIGSDVEYAFERAGLYTVRLTVKDDRGGRAFTERTLFLNGVPEARFRFEIDDVNPLLVRFNASRSTDPDGEIVRYDWDFGDGVKSPDGGLQVSHTFAAPGEYFVRLDVFDDQGQSDFVFVQVVVTSDEIALTSISERYGEVGTNLNGLRLMGANFAEGATARLQRGATRIDATNVTRDSSQQLTVDFDLSRATLGDYDVIVENPDTGTASLSGEFRVVTANLVRLTTSLGDIVFELVDDAPVTTSNFLQYVTDGFYDGTIFHRVVPDFVVQGGGFLPGLVRPEGRRPPIVNEFSPTRSNLRATVAMAKVGGDPNSATSEFFVNLKDNSQNLDNQNGGFTVFARVIEGMDVVDDIAAVPLNGEQPVQDVLLIRAERE; encoded by the coding sequence ATGAAGCGTTTTCATTGGCTTTTCTTGCTGACTTGCGCGACGGGTTCGCTTGGAATGACGGGCGGAACCTGCGACTCCAGTGCGAACCTGCGGTTGATCGATGCGCTGCGCGGGCCGCCGGCCATCATTGCATCCTCGCCGCGCGAAGATGCCGCGGAACGCACGTTTGAAGTCGATTTGCGCTCCTATCCGGATGCCTTCGAGATCAGTTGGGAGTTCGGCGACGGCTCCGCCAAGCGCGGGCTTGACCGTGAGCGCGGGAAGCGAATTTCGCACGTCTATTCGGCCAGCGGCACCTTCACGGTCACGGTACGGCTGTACTCTCTGGCAGACGTCATCGGTCAACGTCCGGCCGAGTTGATCGCAACGGGCGCATTGCCCGTAACGGTTTTAAGCCCGAATCAGTTGCCGGTTCCGACATTTTCGGTCCAGGAGGTCACACCGGCAGAGCCCGCTCTCGGCATCACGCGCAGATTCGACGCCTCGCGGAGCCGCGATCCTGACGGCTCGATAGTTGAATATCGCTGGGATTTTGGCGATGGTGGTCAGGCGATTGGTTCAGATGTCGAGTATGCGTTTGAACGCGCCGGACTGTACACGGTGCGGCTGACAGTCAAGGACGATCGCGGCGGCAGGGCATTCACGGAGCGGACGCTTTTCCTTAACGGCGTGCCTGAGGCCCGATTCCGGTTCGAAATCGACGATGTGAACCCGCTTCTCGTGCGGTTCAACGCCTCGCGGAGCACCGACCCCGACGGCGAGATCGTTCGATACGATTGGGATTTTGGCGACGGGGTGAAATCACCCGATGGCGGCCTCCAGGTTTCGCACACGTTTGCCGCACCGGGTGAGTACTTCGTTCGCCTCGATGTCTTCGACGATCAGGGGCAGTCGGATTTCGTGTTCGTGCAGGTCGTGGTCACCTCCGATGAAATCGCATTGACGTCCATTTCAGAGCGATACGGCGAAGTGGGCACGAACTTGAATGGATTGCGATTGATGGGCGCGAATTTTGCCGAGGGAGCCACGGCGCGGCTTCAGCGCGGCGCGACTCGGATCGACGCGACCAACGTCACCCGCGATTCATCCCAGCAGTTGACCGTCGATTTTGATCTCAGCCGAGCCACGCTGGGTGATTATGACGTGATCGTGGAGAATCCGGATACCGGAACGGCTTCTCTTAGTGGTGAATTCCGGGTTGTCACGGCAAATCTTGTCCGCTTGACCACGTCGCTGGGTGACATTGTCTTCGAATTGGTGGATGATGCGCCTGTTACCACCAGCAATTTTCTCCAGTATGTCACTGACGGCTTTTATGACGGCACGATTTTCCATCGTGTTGTGCCTGATTTTGTCGTGCAGGGTGGTGGATTTCTTCCGGGTCTGGTACGACCCGAAGGCCGACGGCCACCGATCGTCAATGAATTCAGCCCGACGCGCAGCAACCTGCGAGCCACGGTCGCCATGGCCAAAGTTGGCGGCGATCCCAATTCGGCCACATCCGAGTTCTTCGTCAATCTGAAAGACAATTCCCAGAACCTCGACAACCAGAACGGCGGATTCACCGTCTTTGCCCGGGTTATCGAAGGCATGGATGTCGTTGATGACATCGCGGCCGTCCCGCTGAACGGAGAACAGCCGGTTCAGGATGTCCTGCTTATCCGGGCCGAGCGAGAGTGA